The genomic region GCCTTGCCGAGCTGTGGGTGAGGGTgtcccacagcatccctgcccaggggagccCCAGGCAGACATCTGGCAGCAGGGCCCCCTCCCCAGGCATTTTAAGCTGGTTAAAGACTCAGGTGCCCAGAGAGTTCaggaggaagggcagagctTCGTAGCACAGTTTATGGCAGGAATTGCCTGAGCTGCAATTGAGCAAGAATTTAGGATGGTTTGCTGCTGGTGTGAGCAGCCCAGAAGGATGTCAGGGGCCATACCCTGCTCCCTGCCACTGCCCACACTGGTGGTGCTTTGCAGAGGAGAGGCAGACCCCAGAAATCTTACAACTTGATGGTCTAAGCACTTATGTTTTATGCTATTGATAGACTCCTTCAGTAATTTCTGATGATTCATATGACCTTTCTGGTCCATCTGCTGTTGAGCATTTGGATCTACTTTTGTGGGTGGAAACATACAGGAGCAAACCCACAATAAATTTATAATCCATGTCTGGAATAAAGGGGATATGCAAACACACAGTCCTTGGAGGGAGGAATAAAAGTATACCAGAGCTCTTTTGCAACCACCTGCATCACTCATTTTTGCCCTAGATACATCAAGAGGTAGTGTTATCCCCCATCAGATCAAACCAGGCCATCCTTTCTGATCTTTCTTTCAATGTTTCCACAGTTTCTCCCTGTGGCAGCAAAATACATGGACATGTTTTGCATACCCCTGGTATTCTCCTGCACTGAAAAGTCCCTTTCACTTGTATTTATTGtacaaaaacatgaaaacaattTCTTAATAGCATTATAATTATGCAGAGTTGGACAGCTAGACACAATGCAGCACTGTGTCAATAATTTATTACATCTTATTCCATAACTGAACACTTTTACTATGAGCATTTGAGAACAACTTGGACCTTATACAGAATAATATATCTTGCTACATAATAATGGAAAGGTGGATACTTAAGAAATATATGTAGCTTGGAGGAAAACATACATGGAAGCAAATACCTCCTGCATCACCTATCTTCATGTAAAACTTAAAACTAAACCAACACCTTATATTTAATGACTCctttttttatatatgcatAGTTTCAAGAGCTAATCAGAAAGAAATCACATTACAGTGCAACTATTTACACCAAGCTGGGGGCACACCAGAACACAACCTTCTTTTCTAGACATCAGAACTCTTTTCCTATATTTATGAATGGACAAAGCACATGGGAATCAGACATAAATTCAGTCTCAAGTTCAAAGGATCAAACAGGTCATATCCACAGCTCGCTGATACCATGTTTATCCCCTGCCTTGAGGCCAAAAGCAGGCTATCTAGAGGTGTAGAGGTATCATCCTGTCTGCCATGGACATCAGTTAGAGCCAGTCTTGTGTCGCTGGCACAAGGCCTTGTATCCAGCTGCACGACAGCTGCTGAAATATGCCCATGGAGAGACACACAGCAGCACTTGTAAGCATCCTTACCCTAGAGGTAAGAAATCTAGTTAACCTCCTTTGAGGAGAGGTTATGTCCAATGTGTCATTTACCTTCCATAACATATTCACGTGAGTGACTGTTCTGCTACCTGCAGCCACAGGACTCCACCACCATGTCCTCATACTGTTTGTAGACCACGTTGTTTGCAGAGTCAATGAACAGGATGCTGATGGGGCTCAGCCGGGTCGGGACGCAGCACGTGGGGGGCGTCGATTCCGGGTCCATGGAGTTCATCAGCGTTTGGATAACGGCGTGGTTGGTGGGCTCCAGGTGGGATCGCAGCGGGAATTCACAGAGCCCTTCGCAGTGATACGCTTCATACTCCAGAGGGGCTATTATCCAGTCATCCCAGCCCATATCCTTAAAATTCACATGGAGGGCTTTCCTGCTGCACCTCGCCTTCAGGTTCTTGGTGGGCCTCTTCCCTTGCCGTGTTGCTAGAGGGGCTCTTCTCTTCCGCCTCTGGTTGAACAAGTACTCATAAACAGTTTTGTCATCTTGGCCAGATCTAGCTTTGATTTCATTGAAGAATAAGTCTCTTTTTTTCGTCCTCCCAAACACCAAGAACAGAGCCTTTTCATTGACCTGTCTTCCAGTTCTGTTAAATCCCACACTCCTGAGATCAACAGCTCTCCCCCTGTCAAATGTTTCCAGCTCAAAGCACAAGTTAACCAAGTTTTTAAAGTTCCTGAAAAGTTTCCAGATGTCAAACACCTCCCACTTTGGTGTGTCAGTGATACTGACAGTTCGAGAGTCCAGCAGTGTTGCTGCTTGTCTGTTTGTAGAGCAACTAAATAATTTCACTTGGGAAGTTTTTCCAGAAGAATGAGACTTCCACGTGTCAGAAGGCTTCTTCCTCAATATTCgaagctctgctcccagcaaaCCATCTTTTTCTAATGCACTGAtgtcaaaaatatatttttgctttcttatagCTGGTGCTCGCTCATCTGAAAAAAGCACACACATTATTAAATGTATACCAAGCACAGATGAGTATCACTTATTCAGTTCTTAGTGGTTTTCCCAGAAGTTGCCTTAATTAGCCCACTGaacaaaaagagaattttttatCTAAGGGATGAGCTCAGTGCAGAGACACAGAAGAACTCAGTGACTCACCAGGGAAATGAGTTTCTAAGTTTGCCTTGGAGAAATCTCATTTCTTTCACCATTGGGCATTTTCTACCTTCAAAGTCATGATAAGCCAAttgaaaaatagtaatttttcagGGCTGAGCACCTATTCACCTATTCACCACTTATATCCTACTTACCTTACTGAAACAGAACTTCCGTGGTGGCCAGGCCTCACACTGGCTCCAAACATGAGCAAATTTACCCTTAGATGATACAGTAGTGAGTTAGTCCATTAAAACCAGCATCCCCAGGAACTGCCAGGCTCAAGGATCATTGCCTTATTAACTGAACTCTGCATGATTCACAGCTTTTTCAAACTGGCCAGGAAAACATTCCTCCCTTCAACCTGACCTTACATTTGCTTGCCTCAGCTGCTGAGGAACATGGGAACATGGCTGAGCCAAGGGTTTAGTGAGGTGACATCAACAGTGGTGAGCTGAGAACCTGAATGCAGCGCTTGTGAGCAGTGGAtcatcccttcccagcagccaAGCTATTAATAATTAAATGGCAAACAAATCCAGTCTTGGTGAGTCTTCCATCCCCATTACTTCACCAGCTGAAGCTTGTGTTGCTTCCTTAAGTACGTGACAAAACTCTTACCAACCTCACTGGAAGCAACATGGGGCTCCCCAGATAGAGGGGTGAGGTGAACATCATTCTTTGGGAGCCCGGTTATTTCTCCTGTGAAAGCAAACACTAGCCCAAATTTCCAAAAATGTCTGGAACCAGAATGTTGAACTGCAAGTTCTGGAGTCCCAGAAGTCATTACTCTTGTTATTCTGTGCAAACTGTGGGCTCCTTATTGCTACCTGGGAGCTTTGAGCTAACAAAGTTACCTCCACCCTACCCATAATGGCTCCTGGTTCTGCAGTGTAGGTCCTCACAGTTCTACCATGAACAAACCAGGCTGACCCCTGATACTGAGATCTGTGGGAGTGTTTTACAGAATAGCCCCATTCTTAGCATATTATATGGTTTTAGACATTACActacaaaatgtttttaaacaccTGAGCAGGCAAAGACTGCTTGATTTTCAACAATATGCATCTAAAATATATTCTAAGTGTTTTCTTTGGCTGCCACACAACCATCTAGTTCTGCCTCTAATTGAATTTTCCAAGATGAGGCAGGAGGACAAAATCCGCAGCAAAGTCGTGTGATTTCGTTTACATTAAAAAGAGCTATTTGACTTTACAAAAGTATGATTATTTTCTAACACTCTCTACATGTATAAACACTCTCAGACATCTCTCTGTCCACACTCACTCACACACGAGCTCCTTTCTTACCTTGTCCTTTGTCTATAAAGCTGGTTATTGTATTGGCAAGTCCAGCCTCCAGTTTTACACTTCCATTAgcaccttttctttctgcatctgAGAGAGTCCTGTACAAAGAGAGCATGTATTCATGTGGCGTTATCGGGGGATGTCGGAAAGTTTCCTTAGCTTCCCTCTGGGTTACAGGCTCTTTCgtctttttggttttgaaagaaTCAGTGTCAGTACTGCTTGTGCCAGTTTTTTTCAAAGCCACCTTGCTGCTAAGATTCTGAACCTTTGGAGTCACTGTCCTTACTCCAGAAGGTCTGCTGGGGAGATGTCCTACCTTGCCCTCCGTGGCTGCTGTTCTTGAGGGAACCTTCTTTGACTCATCATTCTTggccagcagagctccagcctgaACAGCACTGCTTTTAGTCCTAGCCTTTGAGGTCCCAGCACTATATCCATGGCTTGCAGTCCTCAGTGTACCTGCCCGTGCAGAGGgactcctctcctttccttctgcttttaaaaaacttaGTTTAGATCCTGGATTACCCTGACCTGCTTCAGAATTACTCAGCACTCCAGGAACTAGATCCAGAGACAGCCAAGTCAAATGCCAAAGCAGTAAAGTGAGAAAATGCAGGATTTTCATCCTCTGGTCTTCCTCTGAATGCCACtaaagaaaaaatcagaaaaggttCCTCCAGTTTGgcagaagaaaacatgaaagaaattaaaaaccaaagtCAGCAAAAATGGTTTTTGTTTGagattaaaacatttcaaatctCGTTGTTCAATACTTGTATCCAGTCCCATAGTGGAGATGCTCATGTACTCAGATAGGATCTCCCCTGACTTCAGTCAGCAGCTATAAAGGACTTGTTCTTGAAAAGAGAAAGTTTACCACCTCgttttcttctgtaaaactgACTGAAAACTTGAAGGAGTCCTGTTTAAATCcaaggttggttttttttttccaagaaggaAGAATGGCGTAATGCTGCCTCTGTgttaaaaggtttttttaaagttttgaatCCTTTccagtgaaaatatttcacaCACAGAGACCTGCAGGTGCTCAGAAATCTTTTACAAACCTGAACTCAGGAATTGGAAACGGAATTCCAACAAACCTATTTAATTACTCTCTGATGTCATGCTGTCTAAACTAATTTAACTGCgatatatttctttaaaaaaatcttctttacCCTTTTCATTAGCATGAGTCATACTCTGCCTCATGTGAAACAGCTCCACAGGCTCAAAACTCCAGAGGATGCCTTTTCAAGTGGCACTACGACCTCTGCCTCAGCCCTCGATGAACTTCACCTTTAGACAGGACAAACTGCAAGATCAACAACTGAGCCCTGGATACATACATTAAATAATCTAAGAATAATTCATTCAGTTCTTTTTCCAGGGAACTGTaacagcagctttgctttgtcCTCCGGTGGTTGGAGGGCTGCGCTGTAACACAGGCGCTTAACGAGGGTAACGTCTAATTTTACACAAACACAACGGGGCCGTCCCGCAGACGGAGTATTTCGGCTTATTTATTGCTCTGCTGAACCCTCCGGTGTGAGCGCAGCcggagcagcagctcccgggGAGGGGATGCCCCTcgggcgggcgcggcgcggtGGGGCAGCAGTGCACCCTGCAGGCagccatcctcctcctcctgctgcgCCTTCCTCCCCTTCATCCGCACCCACTGggcagctggacacagcccgAACCCCCGGCTGTCCTCCAGACGCTGAACACCAGCCTTTGTTTTAATATGAGGTGCAGCGCTccgggctgggcacagagtggctggagagcagccaggcagagggacctggggggactgagggacaggaagctcaacaggagccaccagtgtgcccaggtggccaagaaggccaatgggatcctggcctggatccaaactagcatggccagcaggcccagggcagtgacccttcccctggactctgccttggggaggccacaccttgagtgttgtgttcagttctgggcccctcagttgaggaaagagattgaggggctggagcggggccagagaagagcaacgaggctggagaagggactggatgtggctctgagtgtcctcttaaacacctccagggacagagaatccaacatgtcttgatccaaccctactgtgatcactctgtgccctgggctggtgatcccagtggggttggatcaagggttgatgatctcagaggtctcttccaacccaagtgagaagagaagagcaacgaggctggaaaagggactggagcacaagtgctgtggggagaggctgagggagctgggggtgttcagcctggagaagaggaggctcagaggtgacctcagcactgtctggaactgcctgaagggaagttctggccaggtgggggttggtctcttctcccaggcactcagcaataggacaagggggcacgatgggctcaagctctgccaggggaaattggagatcaggaaaaacttctttgcagagagagtgctcaggcattggaatgggctgcccagagagggggtggattccccatccctggaggtttttccactgagcttggccgtggcactgagt from Pithys albifrons albifrons isolate INPA30051 chromosome 18, PitAlb_v1, whole genome shotgun sequence harbors:
- the GDF5 gene encoding growth/differentiation factor 5, which gives rise to MKILHFLTLLLWHLTWLSLDLVPGVLSNSEAGQGNPGSKLSFLKAEGKERSPSARAGTLRTASHGYSAGTSKARTKSSAVQAGALLAKNDESKKVPSRTAATEGKVGHLPSRPSGVRTVTPKVQNLSSKVALKKTGTSSTDTDSFKTKKTKEPVTQREAKETFRHPPITPHEYMLSLYRTLSDAERKGANGSVKLEAGLANTITSFIDKGQDERAPAIRKQKYIFDISALEKDGLLGAELRILRKKPSDTWKSHSSGKTSQVKLFSCSTNRQAATLLDSRTVSITDTPKWEVFDIWKLFRNFKNLVNLCFELETFDRGRAVDLRSVGFNRTGRQVNEKALFLVFGRTKKRDLFFNEIKARSGQDDKTVYEYLFNQRRKRRAPLATRQGKRPTKNLKARCSRKALHVNFKDMGWDDWIIAPLEYEAYHCEGLCEFPLRSHLEPTNHAVIQTLMNSMDPESTPPTCCVPTRLSPISILFIDSANNVVYKQYEDMVVESCGCR